From Homalodisca vitripennis isolate AUS2020 chromosome 1, UT_GWSS_2.1, whole genome shotgun sequence, the proteins below share one genomic window:
- the LOC124358722 gene encoding histidine-rich glycoprotein-like, producing MRITSLTMGAPALAVLVALICLKEAATEPIAPVIIPLPVEDKTSQTSYNIVHEAERQDEVEGDLKTSEAVTHHHYHSGHVDHVHKHEGHAQHGHKHHGHAEHDHKHEGHAEHGHKHHGHAEHSHKHTGHAQHGHKHQGHAEHGHHHGGEFGHGHKHHGHASHEHKHHGHAGHDHKHHGHASHDHKHHGQAEHAHHHGGEFGHGHKHHGSAQHSHHHGGEFGHGHKHTGHAEHGHHHGGEFGHGHKHHGSAQHSHHHGGEFGHGHKHTGHAEHGHHHGGEIGHGHKHHGSASHDHHHGGEFGHGHKHSGHAEHGHHHGGEFGHGHKHSGHAEHGHHHGGDFGHGHKHHGSAAHSHQHGGEFGHGHKHHGSAGHSHHHGGDFGHGHKHHGSAGHSHHHGGSLGHGHKHHGSASHGHHHSGHASHSHHHSGSAAHGHHHSTPDDGGHGGGSGGHHDFDDVSYFADARLFDNAAGQVFAIPAEAQAQVVAIPAEPVVGIQQQPIVQLIQHP from the exons ATGCGGATTACCTCTCTCACCATG GGAGCACCAGCTTTGGCAGTATTGGTTGCATTAATTTGCTTAAAAGAGGCAGCTACCGAACCTATAGC gCCTGTGATTATTCCTCTTCCCGTGGAAGACAAAACAAGCCAGACCTCATATAATATAGTTCATGAAGCGGAAAGGCAAGACGAAGTAGAAGGAGATCTGAAGACAAGCGAGGCTGTTACCCATCATCATTACCACTCTGGACATGTGGATCATGTACACAAACATGAGGGTCATGCACAGCATGGTCACAAACATCACGGACATGCTGAGCACGATCATAAACATGAAGGTCACGCCGAGCACGGACACAAACATCACGGCCACGCTGAGCATTCACACAAGCACACCGGTCATGCTCAGCACGGACATAAGCATCAGGGTCATGCGGAGCATGGACACCACCACGGAGGAGAGTTCGGACACGGACACAAGCATCACGGACATGCCTCTCATGAACATAAACATCACGGTCATGCAGGTCACGATCACAAGCATCATGGACACGCATCACATGATCACAAACATCACGGACAAGCCGAGCACGCACATCATCACGGAGGTGAGTTTGGACACGGTCATAAGCACCATGGGTCTGCCCAACATTCTCACCATCACGGAGGAGAGTTTGGCCACGGTCACAAGCACACTGGGCATGCCGAGCACGGACATCACCACGGTGGAGAATTCGGTCATGGCCACAAACACCACGGATCTGCCCAACATTCTCACCACCACGGAGGAGAGTTTGGCCACGGTCACAAACACACTGGACATGCCGAACACGGACATCATCACGGAGGAGAAATCGGACACGGACACAAACATCACGGATCTGCATCTCATGACCATCATCACGGAGGAGAGTTTGGCCACGGTCACAAACACAGTGGACATGCCGAACACGGTCATCATCACGGTGGAGAATTCGGTCATGGTCACAAACACAGTGGACACGCCGAACACGGACATCACCACGGAGGAGATTTCGGTCACGGACACAAGCACCACGGATCTGCTGCCCACTCACATCAACACGGTGGAGAGTTCGGTCACGGACATAAACATCACGGATCTGCCGGTCATTCCCATCATCACGGAGGTGATTTCGGACATGGGCACAAACACCATGGATCCGCAGGGCATTCTCATCACCACGGAGGCAGTCTCGGACACGGACACAAACATCACGGGTCGGCGAGTCACGGTCACCATCACTCCGGACACGCTAGCCATTCTCACCATCACTCCGGCAGTGCAGCTCACGGACACCATCACTCTACCCCCGATGATGGTGGACACGGAGGCGGCAGCGGAGGTCACCACGACTTCGATGATGTTTCCTATTTCGCTGACGCTCGCCTTTTCGACAACGCTGCCGGTCAGGTGTTCGCTATCCCCGCTGAAGCTCAAGCTCAAGTGGTCGCGATTCCCGCTGAACCCGTGGTAGGGATCCAACAACAACCGATAGTCCAGCTTATCCAACACCCTTGA